Sequence from the Gemmatimonadetes bacterium SCN 70-22 genome:
ATCTGCGCGGCGATCGAGGGGGTGGTCCCCGAGACCGGGCTGCACACCGATGAGGGCCGACTCGCCACGCTCGTGGTGCAGGTACGCGGCGTGCCGGAACGGGCGATGGAGCGGGACACCTTCTTCGCGGTGCTGGGGCAGCTGCTCGGCACGCTCGCGGGGCGGGCGGTCGCAGTGATCGACGGCGTGCCGCGCGCCACCGAGGACCAGCTCAAGGCGTTAGGCGCGGCGGCGGCGTCGTCGGGGGCGGTGGCGATGTTCCACATGGTGGGGGTGACGCCGGAGGCGCCGACGCTGCACGAGGCGCTCGGGGGGCGGGCGCCGGCGCGGACGGTCACCCTGGGGCCGGCGGAACTGTCGGCGGCAGCGGCGGAGTTGACGTCCACGGCGTCGTCGGCGTTAGGCGCGGTGAGCATCGGGACGCCGCACTTCTCGTACGACGAGTTCACGCGGCTGCGGGGGGTGTTGGCGAGGCGCGCGGTGTCGCCGACGCTCGAGTTCTTCGTCTCCACCGGGCGCGACACGCTGGCGCGGATCGACGACGAAGGGTGGGGGGACGAGCTGCGACGGTGCGGTGTGCAGCTCGTGACCGACACCTGCACCTACATCACGCCGATCCTCTCGGGGCGCCCGGGGGCGGTGATGACCAACTCGGCGAAGTGGGCGTGGTATGCGCCGAACAACCTGGGGTACGAGGTGATCTTCGGGTCGCTGGAGGAGTGCGTGGAGAGCGCGGTGCGAGGTGTCGCGTGGCGGGACGCGTCGATCTGGGGGACGGCGTGACGGCCGCCGTGTTGGTGCCCGGGGTGGCGGAGGGCGAGGTGCTGGCGCTGTCGGAGCCGCTGTCGTTCTGGGGCGGGGTGCACGAGGAGACCGGGGTCATCTCGGACGTGCATCACCCGCAGCATGGCCTGAGCATCGCCGGCAAGGTCCTGTTCATGCCGGGAGGGCGAGGGTCGTCGTCGTCCTCGAGCGTGCTGGCCGAGTTGATTCGCGCGGGGGTGGGGCCGGCGGCGATCGTGCTGCGG
This genomic interval carries:
- a CDS encoding aconitase subunit 2; amino-acid sequence: MAGRVDLGDGVTAAVLVPGVAEGEVLALSEPLSFWGGVHEETGVISDVHHPQHGLSIAGKVLFMPGGRGSSSSSSVLAELIRAGVGPAAIVLREPDPIIALGALVAEALYGRVVPVVVATPETYARWGV